A section of the Etheostoma cragini isolate CJK2018 chromosome 12, CSU_Ecrag_1.0, whole genome shotgun sequence genome encodes:
- the glula gene encoding glutamate-ammonia ligase (glutamine synthase) a, with protein sequence MATSASATLSKAVKQQYMELSQGDKVQAMYIWIDGTGEGLRCKTRTLDFEPKSIEDLPEWNFDGSSTYQSEGSNSDMYLIPAAMFRDPFRKDPNKLVLCEVLKYNRKPAETNFRITCNKVMKMVEEQHPWFGMEQEYTILGTDGHPFGWPSNGFPGPQGPYYCGVGADKAYGRDIVEAHYRACLYAGVDICGTNAEVMPAQWEFQVGPSEGINMGDHLWVARFILHRVCEDFGVVASFDPKPITGNWNGAGCHTNFSTKEMREEGGLKAIEDSIEKLGKRHSYHIRSYDPKGGLDNARRLTGHHETSNIHEFSAGVANRGASIRIPRNVGQEKKGYFEDRRPSANCDPYSVTEALIRTCLLNEEGDEPTDY encoded by the exons ATGGCCACGTCTGCCAGCGCCACATTGAGTAAAGCTGTCAAGCAGCAGTACATGGAGCTTTCACAGGGGGATAAAGTCCAAGCCATGTATATTTGGATTGATGGAACCGGAGAGGGGCTCCGCTGCAAAACCAGGACCCTGGATTTTGAGCCCAAAAGCATCGAAG ATCTACCAGAGTGGAACTTCGACGGATCCAGTACCTACCAGTCTGAGGGCTCCAACAGCGACATGTATCTGATTCCTGCTGCCATGTTCCGGGATCCATTCCGTAAAGACCCTAACAAGCTGGTCCTGTGTGAAGTGCTCAAGTACAACCGCAAACCAGCAG aaaccaACTTCAGAATCACATGCAACAAGGTGATGAAGATGGTGGAGGAGCAGCATCCCTGGTTTGGCATGGAGCAGGAGTATACCATTCTGGGCACAGACGGACACCCTTTTGGCTGGCCATCTAATGGTTTCCCTGGACCACAAG gTCCATACTACTGTGGCGTGGGAGCTGACAAAGCCTATGGCAGAGATATAGTGGAGGCCCATTACAGAGCCTGCCTGTATGCCGGAGTTGATATCTGTGGCACAAATGCAGAAGTGATGCCGGCTCAG TGGGAGTTCCAGGTTGGACCTAGTGAAGGGATCAACATGGGTGATCATCTCTGGGTGGCACGCTTCATCCTGCACCGTGTCTGTGAAGATTTTGGGGTTGTGGCCTCATTTGACCCCAAGCCAATCACCGGCAACTGGAACGGTGCTGGCTGCCATACAAACTTCAGCACAAAAGAGATGAGGGAAGAAGGTGGATTAAA AGCTATTGAAGATTCCATTGAGAAGCTTGGGAAGAGGCACAGCTATCACATCCGTTCCTATGATCCCAAAGGGGGGCTCGACAACGCTCGCCGTCTCACCGGCCATCACGAAACCTCAAACATCCACGAATTCTCTGCAGGCGTGGCCAACCGTGGCGCCAGCATCCGAATTCCCCGTAACGTCGGCCAGGAGAAGAAGGGCTACTTCGAGGACCGTCGCCCATCGGCCAACTGTGACCCATACAGTGTTACCGAGGCCCTGATCCGCACCTGTTTGCTGAACGAGGAGGGTGATGAACCCACGGATTACTAA